In Glandiceps talaboti chromosome 4, keGlaTala1.1, whole genome shotgun sequence, a single window of DNA contains:
- the LOC144433975 gene encoding uncharacterized protein LOC144433975: MEKVGDMWSLGVLTVFLTIFTAQVSAYDCYPIGCDSDMYCCGDGVCCSNYIAAWWLWFSVITVVVITISCVSVCCCRRRYYRRQHIIVGQRPATCTVVHAYTGQQPNMNTPIMPQPPPYAGGYTNPGYKTGYGATGPAPAYGNVGPAPAPAYGNAGQAPAYGNPGQAPGYGNPENTAYPTK, translated from the exons ATGGAGAAAGTCGGCGATATGTGGAGCCTTGGTGTTTTAACTGTctttttgacaatatttaccGCACAG gtATCGGCCTATGATTGCTATCCCATTGG GTGTGACAGTGATATGTACTGTTGTGGAGATGGCGTGTGCTGTTCAAATTATATTGCAGCATGGTGGCTTTG GTTTTCTGTGATAACTGTCGTTGTTATCACTATCTCATGTGTATCTGTATGCTGTTGTCGTAGAAGATATTACAGACGACAGCACATTATCGTTGGTCAACGACCTGCCACATGCACTGTTGTTCATGCCTATACTGGCCAGCAACCAAACATG AACACACCTATAATGCCACAGCCACCACCTTATGCTGGTGGTTACACAAATCCTGGATATAAAACAGGCTATGGAGCTACTGGACCAGCACCTGCATACGGAAATGTTGGACCGGCACCGGCACCGGCATATGGCAATGCTGGACAGGCACCTGCATATGGAAATCCTGGACAAGCACCAGGATATGGAAATCCTGAAAACACCGCTTACCCTACAAAGTAA